A stretch of Campylobacter gracilis DNA encodes these proteins:
- a CDS encoding TRAP transporter large permease, giving the protein MIGIVMFAAALFMLLLGFPVAFTFGAVAVIFGFIYGLSEAWDYAQGFEILTEAFEDMSRQFFSLMPNRIYSIMENQLLISVPLFILMGMILQKTRLAERLLESMAFLFGGVRGGVAISTVLVGALLAATTGIVGATVIAMGVISLPVMMKYGYDKPLATGTIAAAGTLGQIIPPSIVLIILGDILSVSVGDLFSAAVIPGLVLVGFYVIYIAIISYICKDYAPPVPPLEGLSKSKQIFIALKNVVPVLVLILLVLGSIFAGIATPTESSSVGCLGAIALAVLYRTFSFRLIYDALKNTAKISGMVFMILMGATAFSMIFSYTGGDEVVKNFMENLPGQAWGFIALTMVVIIVLGFFLDYVEISYIILPILLPIVESLHINPVWFAILIAVNLQTSFMTPPFGFSIFFLKGVTPPQIHTTDIYKGVLPFILLQILVLLTLAIFPGVFGLKAFLG; this is encoded by the coding sequence CGCAGGGCTTTGAAATTTTAACCGAAGCTTTCGAGGATATGAGCAGGCAGTTTTTTTCACTGATGCCTAATAGAATTTACTCGATTATGGAAAATCAGCTGCTAATTTCGGTGCCGCTTTTTATTTTGATGGGTATGATTTTGCAAAAGACTCGCCTTGCGGAGCGCTTATTAGAGTCGATGGCATTTTTATTCGGCGGCGTACGAGGCGGCGTGGCGATCAGCACTGTTTTGGTGGGCGCGTTACTTGCGGCTACGACGGGCATCGTGGGCGCGACTGTCATCGCTATGGGCGTCATCAGCCTGCCCGTGATGATGAAATACGGCTACGATAAGCCCCTAGCTACCGGCACCATCGCTGCTGCGGGCACGCTTGGGCAGATTATCCCGCCCTCGATCGTGCTGATTATTTTAGGCGATATACTTTCGGTTTCTGTGGGTGATCTTTTCTCTGCAGCAGTTATTCCGGGGCTCGTGTTAGTGGGTTTTTACGTGATTTATATTGCGATTATTTCATATATTTGTAAAGATTATGCGCCGCCTGTTCCGCCGCTAGAGGGGCTTAGCAAATCAAAGCAAATTTTTATCGCGCTTAAAAACGTCGTGCCGGTGCTCGTGCTGATTTTGCTCGTCTTAGGATCTATTTTTGCGGGCATAGCTACGCCTACGGAGAGCTCGTCGGTAGGCTGTTTGGGTGCGATAGCGCTAGCCGTTTTGTACCGCACGTTTTCGTTTAGGCTGATCTATGACGCGCTAAAAAATACCGCTAAAATTTCGGGCATGGTTTTTATGATTTTGATGGGCGCCACGGCATTTTCGATGATTTTTTCTTACACGGGCGGAGATGAGGTCGTAAAAAATTTTATGGAGAATCTGCCCGGTCAAGCATGGGGATTTATCGCGCTTACGATGGTAGTTATCATAGTGCTTGGATTTTTTCTCGATTATGTCGAAATTTCATATATCATTTTGCCGATACTTTTGCCGATAGTAGAGTCTTTGCATATCAATCCCGTGTGGTTTGCGATCTTAATCGCTGTAAATTTACAAACATCGTTTATGACGCCGCCGTTTGGATTTTCGATATTTTTCTTAAAGGGCGTGACGCCGCCGCAAATCCACACCACGGACATTTACAAGGGCGTACTGCCTTTTATTTTATTGCAAATTCTAGTGCTATTAACGCTCGCAATCTTTCCGGGGGTTTTCGGTTTAAAAGCTTTTTTAGGCTAG
- a CDS encoding biotin/lipoyl-containing protein, which translates to MAKKLIDVMDTTFRDGFQSVFGARVAMEDFLPAVSAAKEAGITHFEFGGGARFQSLYFYLNEDAFEMMDKFRSIVGPEANLQTLSRGVNTVTLDTGSREIIDLHAKLFAKHGTTTIRNFDALNDVENLKFSGECIHRHGLKHEVVITMMDLPPGCSGAHDAAFYERILRQILDAQIPFDSICFKDASGTSSPQKVYETIKRARKILGDGVHIRLHTHETAGVSVACYQAALVAGVDGIDLAAHPVSGGTSQPDILTLLHATKGQNFDLGLDAEKILKYEEVLGECLKDYFMPPEATQVSPLIPFSPMPGGALTANTQMMRDNKILDKFPAVIKAMREVVEKGGFGTSVTPVSQFYFQQAFNNVMFGPWKKIAEGYGKMVLGYFGKTPVKPDEGVIKLAAEQLGLQPTTKHAVDIADADESKSVAYAQKILREQGIEPSEENIFIALACKEKGIAFLKGEGKVMSRKKEDVAPAESHQSGISKNGKFDVKINGKIYNVEFAGQNVLVNGDRYDVSFDTSAPAKPQPQGSAGEQPAADARGGTDDNDIKATLPSNVFKILIKEGDAVKAGQNVIVLEAMKMEINIESPRDGVIDKILVAQGDTVDADQVLAILR; encoded by the coding sequence ATGGCTAAAAAGCTTATCGACGTTATGGATACGACCTTTCGCGACGGATTTCAGTCGGTTTTCGGCGCGCGCGTGGCGATGGAGGACTTCCTGCCTGCCGTTAGCGCGGCCAAGGAGGCGGGCATCACGCACTTTGAGTTCGGCGGCGGCGCGCGGTTTCAGAGCCTGTATTTTTACCTAAACGAAGACGCCTTTGAGATGATGGATAAATTTAGAAGCATCGTGGGGCCTGAGGCGAACCTGCAGACCCTTAGCCGCGGCGTAAATACCGTCACGCTCGATACAGGCAGCCGCGAGATTATCGATCTGCACGCCAAGCTTTTTGCCAAGCACGGCACGACGACGATTCGAAATTTCGACGCGCTAAACGACGTGGAAAATTTAAAATTTAGCGGCGAGTGTATACATCGTCACGGCCTTAAACACGAAGTTGTGATTACGATGATGGATCTGCCGCCGGGATGCAGCGGCGCGCACGATGCGGCGTTTTACGAGAGAATTTTGCGTCAAATTTTAGACGCGCAGATTCCGTTTGACAGTATCTGCTTCAAAGACGCCAGCGGCACCAGCAGTCCGCAGAAGGTCTATGAGACGATCAAGCGCGCGCGTAAAATTTTAGGCGACGGCGTGCATATTCGCCTGCACACGCACGAGACGGCGGGCGTTAGCGTCGCATGCTATCAGGCTGCGCTCGTTGCGGGCGTAGACGGCATCGACCTTGCCGCGCATCCAGTAAGCGGCGGCACTAGCCAGCCGGACATTCTTACGCTGCTGCACGCGACGAAGGGGCAAAATTTCGACCTGGGCCTGGATGCAGAGAAAATTTTAAAATACGAAGAGGTTTTGGGCGAGTGCTTGAAGGATTACTTCATGCCGCCCGAGGCTACGCAGGTAAGCCCGCTAATTCCGTTTAGCCCGATGCCTGGAGGCGCGCTTACCGCAAACACTCAGATGATGCGCGATAATAAAATTTTAGACAAATTTCCGGCCGTCATCAAAGCCATGCGCGAGGTCGTCGAAAAGGGCGGCTTCGGCACGAGCGTGACGCCGGTTAGTCAGTTTTATTTCCAGCAGGCGTTTAACAACGTAATGTTCGGCCCGTGGAAAAAGATCGCCGAGGGCTACGGCAAGATGGTATTAGGCTATTTCGGCAAAACGCCCGTTAAGCCGGATGAAGGCGTGATTAAGCTGGCGGCGGAGCAGCTGGGGCTACAGCCTACGACCAAACACGCCGTAGATATCGCCGATGCCGACGAGAGTAAGAGCGTCGCGTATGCGCAGAAGATTCTACGCGAGCAGGGCATCGAGCCTAGCGAGGAGAACATATTTATCGCGCTTGCGTGCAAAGAAAAGGGCATCGCGTTTTTAAAAGGCGAGGGCAAGGTGATGAGCCGCAAAAAAGAGGACGTAGCACCCGCCGAAAGTCATCAAAGCGGTATTTCTAAAAACGGCAAATTTGACGTTAAGATTAACGGCAAAATTTACAACGTAGAATTTGCCGGACAAAACGTGCTCGTAAATGGCGATCGATACGACGTTAGCTTCGATACCTCAGCGCCCGCAAAGCCGCAACCGCAAGGCTCCGCCGGCGAGCAGCCCGCTGCTGACGCGCGAGGCGGTACGGACGATAACGATATAAAAGCGACGCTTCCTAGTAATGTATTTAAAATTTTAATAAAGGAAGGCGACGCTGTTAAGGCGGGACAGAATGTCATCGTTCTTGAAGCGATGAAGATGGAGATAAATATCGAAAGCCCGCGTGATGGCGTAATCGATAAAATTTTAGTCGCTCAAGGCGATACGGTCGATGCCGATCAGGTGCTCGCGATTTTAAGATAA
- the pckA gene encoding phosphoenolpyruvate carboxykinase (ATP): MTTPNDLDKLGLKNIKKINHNLSYDELFELEKAMGEGRVSSNGTFMVDTGIFTGRSPKDKYFVKQDPSQKYIAWGKVNQPISKELFDKLLAKAKAQLSGKEIFIQDAYCGASKSSRKNVRFVTEVAWQAHFVKNMFIRPSESELAEFHPDFVVYNACKCKNEDYASDGLHSDVFVIFNVEENVAVIGGTWYGGEMKKGIFSMMNYWLPLEGKLSMHCSANVGKEGDTALFFGLSGTGKTTLSTDPNRKLIGDDEHGWDDEGIFNFEGGCYAKCINLDPSSEPEIYAAIKRDALLENVVADEAGIVDYKDGSKTENTRVSYPIYHIDNYEPSSAGGHPKNIIFLTADAFGVLPPVAKLTKEQAMYYFLSGYTAKVAGTERGITEPVATFSACFGEPFMPLHPTVYAKLLGEKIDKHGVSVYLVNTGWSGGAYGVGKRMSIKATRACINAILDGSIKKCEFENFEKFNLAIPKELAGVETKLLNPINTWTHPAEYKITRDKLAKMFEANFKRYEDVKEGVEFAKAGPAA, translated from the coding sequence ATGACAACTCCGAACGATCTGGATAAACTAGGTCTTAAAAATATCAAAAAAATCAACCACAACCTAAGCTACGACGAGCTTTTCGAGCTTGAAAAGGCGATGGGCGAGGGACGCGTATCAAGCAACGGCACCTTTATGGTCGATACAGGCATATTTACGGGTCGTAGCCCAAAGGATAAGTACTTCGTAAAACAAGATCCGAGCCAAAAATACATCGCCTGGGGCAAGGTAAATCAGCCTATCTCAAAAGAGCTTTTCGATAAGCTTTTAGCCAAAGCCAAAGCTCAACTAAGCGGCAAGGAAATCTTTATCCAAGACGCCTATTGCGGCGCCAGTAAATCCAGCCGCAAAAATGTGCGTTTCGTAACCGAAGTCGCGTGGCAGGCGCATTTCGTAAAAAATATGTTCATCCGCCCAAGCGAGAGCGAGCTAGCGGAATTTCATCCAGATTTCGTCGTTTACAACGCGTGCAAATGCAAAAACGAGGACTACGCGAGCGACGGGCTACACTCCGACGTTTTCGTTATTTTTAACGTCGAGGAAAATGTCGCCGTTATCGGCGGCACGTGGTACGGCGGCGAGATGAAAAAGGGAATTTTCTCGATGATGAACTACTGGCTGCCGCTTGAGGGCAAGCTAAGCATGCACTGCTCGGCAAACGTGGGCAAAGAGGGCGACACGGCGCTATTTTTCGGTCTAAGCGGCACGGGCAAAACGACGCTATCGACCGATCCAAACCGCAAGCTAATCGGCGATGACGAGCACGGCTGGGACGATGAGGGGATATTTAACTTTGAGGGCGGCTGCTACGCGAAGTGCATAAATTTAGATCCGAGCAGCGAGCCTGAAATTTACGCCGCAATCAAACGCGACGCGCTACTTGAAAACGTGGTCGCGGATGAGGCGGGCATCGTGGATTATAAAGATGGCAGCAAGACCGAAAATACCCGCGTTAGCTACCCTATCTATCATATCGATAACTACGAGCCAAGCTCCGCGGGCGGCCATCCGAAAAACATAATCTTCCTAACAGCCGACGCATTCGGCGTTTTGCCGCCGGTCGCAAAGCTAACCAAAGAGCAGGCGATGTATTATTTCCTAAGCGGCTACACGGCAAAAGTCGCGGGTACCGAGCGCGGTATCACCGAACCCGTGGCTACCTTTAGCGCGTGCTTCGGCGAGCCGTTTATGCCGCTGCATCCGACCGTTTACGCTAAGCTGCTGGGCGAAAAGATCGACAAACATGGTGTCAGCGTCTATCTGGTAAACACAGGCTGGAGCGGCGGCGCGTACGGCGTGGGCAAGCGAATGAGCATAAAAGCTACGCGCGCGTGCATAAACGCGATCCTTGACGGCAGTATCAAAAAGTGCGAATTTGAAAATTTCGAGAAATTTAACCTCGCGATCCCAAAAGAGCTCGCGGGAGTCGAGACGAAGCTGCTAAATCCGATCAATACCTGGACGCACCCAGCGGAATATAAAATCACGCGCGATAAGCTTGCAAAGATGTTTGAGGCGAATTTTAAACGCTACGAGGACGTAAAAGAGGGGGTCGAGTTTGCTAAAGCGGGCCCTGCGGCTTAG